From Rutidosis leptorrhynchoides isolate AG116_Rl617_1_P2 chromosome 3, CSIRO_AGI_Rlap_v1, whole genome shotgun sequence, a single genomic window includes:
- the LOC139900919 gene encoding uncharacterized protein, which yields MGRNKAAGPDQIPVEAWRCLGDDGVRWLTCLFNKTYQSSKMPLKWRVSEIIPIYKNKEDAQTCGNYRGIKLLSHTMKFWERVIETRLRRVTNVSENQFGFMPGHSSIEAIHITRNLMVKYREKQKNLEMGSALSPFLFALILDELSRGIQERIPWCLIFADDIVLVSESKEELNRRLEQWRGALEGNGLQISRQKTEYLRCDFDRNNDDQDDGVNICIGDQILHPQTSFRYLGSMLYKLGRIDEDVSHRIKVGWVKWRAATGVLCDRKIPLKLKGKFFKVTIRPAMLYGSEDVGKVLSFLNLSGALHSCIRCGRGGGGGGRRCGGSGGRRWVYTLHFTTSVEAEGVKLLST from the exons ATGGGGAGAAATAAAGCTGCAGGACCGGACCAGATCCCCGTTGAGGCGTGGCGGTGCCTCGGCGACGATGGTGTTAGGTGGTTGACTTGCCTTTTCAACAAGACGTATCAAAGCTCTAAAATGCCTTTGAAATGGAGAGTGAGCGAGATTATTCCCATCTATAAGAACAAGGAGGATGCTCAAACTTGCGGTAACTATAGAGGtataaaattacttagtcatactatgaaatTCTGGGAGAGAGTGATCGAGACTAGACTTCGACGCGTAACAAATGTTTCggaaaaccaatttggtttcatgccagggcaTTCTTCGATAGAGGCTATCCATATTACTAGGAACCTTATGGTGAAgtatagagaaaagcaaaagaacctTGAGATG ggatcggcccttagcccttttcttttcgctTTGATTCTTGATGAGTTGTCTCGAGGGATACAAGAGCGTATCCCTTGGTGCTTAATTTTTGCAGATGATATTGTGCTTGTTTCCGAATCTAAGGAGGAGCTTAATAGAAGACTAGAGCAATGGAGGGGGGCCTTAGAAGGTAATGGTCTACAAattagtagacaaaagacggaatatcttagaTGTGATTTCGATAGAAACAATGATGATCAAGATGATGGAGTGAACATCTGCATTggagaccagatcttgcatccaCAAACCTCGTTTAGGTACCTAGGTTCGATGCTCTACAAATTGGGGAGGATAGATGAAGACGTGTCCCACCGTATTAAAGTAGGGTGggtgaagtggagagcagcgactgGAGTCTTATGCGACAGGAAGATCCCTCTAAAGTTGAAAGGAAAATTCTTCAAGGTGACAATTAGACCTGCCATGCtatacggatcaga GGATGTAG GTAAGGTTTTAT cATTTCTCAATTTGTCTGGAGCCCTCCACAGCTGTATTAG GTGTGGCAGAGGTGGTGGCGGAGGTGGCCGGAGGTGTGGCGGAAGTGGTGGCCGGAGGTGGGTTTATACTCTACATTTTACCACTTCGGTTGAAGCTGAAGGTGTTAAATTATTATCCACATAA
- the LOC139900920 gene encoding uncharacterized protein, translating into MFFELRAGRFVGSRSGNRLAKPVRIRAGSWNVGTLTGKRYELVETLRKRKVDILYVQETRWKGRGAVKIKDYKLWFSGSRVARNGVGIFIGPPYNENVVDVSRRCDRIMSVRLVIQEVTYTVISTYAPHAGLGAAEKRHFWESLDKVVRMCPPDHRLLIGGDLNGHIGSNVEGYPGAHGGFGYGVRNEEGLSILDFAVAHDLVVANSLFRKTNAQLATFHSGGHST; encoded by the coding sequence ATGTTCTTCGAGCTCAGGGCGGGTAGGTTTGTAGGATCTAGAAGCGGCAATAGGTTAGCGAAGCCGGTTAGGATTAGAGCAGGTAGTTGGAATGTGGGCACTTTGACCGGCAAACGTTATGAACTAGTGGAGACTTTACGTAAACGTAAAGTGGACATTTTGTATGTccaagagactagatggaagggtcGAGGGGCAGTTAAGATCAAGGACTACAAGCTGTGGTTCTCGGGATCGAGAGTAGCTAGAAACGGTGTTGGGATTTTTATTGGACCACCCTATAACGAGAATGTCGTGGATGTGAGTAGAAGGtgcgataggattatgtcggttaggtTAGTTATCCAGGAGGTGACCTACACGGTCATTAGCACTTACGCACCGCATGCGGGCCTTGGCGCAGCTGAAAAGAGACACTTCTGGGAATCGTTAGACAAGGTTGTGAGGATGTGCCCTCCGGACCATCGTTTACTTATTGGGGGGGACCTAAATGGTCATATAGGATCGAATGTCGAGGGTTATCCGGGTGCCCATGGGGGCTTTGGGTACGGAGTAAGAAATGAGGAAGGGCTCTCTATTCTCGATTTTGCTGTTGCTCACGATTTGGTTGTTGCGAATTCGCTCTTCAGGAAGACGAATGCCCAGCTAGCAACTTTTCATAGCGGGGGTCATAGTACCTAG
- the LOC139897328 gene encoding GDSL esterase/lipase At5g45670-like, with protein sequence MSSEQKRWFVMHIMVTMLALQMVSFVVNGDPQVPCYFIFGDSLVDNGNNNRITSLARANYLPYGIDFPDGPTGRFSNGKTVVDTVAELLGFNGYIPPYANVRGRDVLNGVNYASAAAGIRDETGQQLGARISFGGQVNNYKSTVSQVVDILGDKDSASNYLRQCIYSVGLGSNDYLNNYFMPNYYQTSNQYTPEQYASVLIQQYSQLIRELYNYGARKLVLNGIGQIGCSPNALAQNSADGSTCVAKINSANQMFNNLLKSLVNNLNNELTDAKFIYINNYDIFQDIINSPQSYGFTVTNAGCCGVGKNNGQITCLPGQTPCQNRDEHLFWDAFHPTEAANVIVGRRSYRAQASSDAYPTDISQLAQL encoded by the exons ATGTCAAGTGAACAAAAAAGATGGTTTGTTATGCATATAATGGTAACAATGTTAGCTTTACAAATGGTTTCTTTTGTGGTTAATGGTGACCCTCAAGTTCCATGTTACTTCATTTTTGGTGATTCTTTGGttgataatggaaataataatcgTATCACGTCGTTAGCTAGAGCGAATTACTTGCCTTACGGTATTGATTTTCCCGATGGCCCGACCGGAAGGTTTTCGAACGGCAAAACAGTTGTTGACACTGTTG CTGAGCTGCTAGGGTTTAATGGCTATATTCCACCATATGCAAATGTTAGAGGCCGTGATGTACTTAACGGTGTGAATTACGCTTCAGCTGCAGCTGGAATTAGAGACGAAACTGGCCAACAATTG GGAGCGCGAATTAGCTTTGGCGGGCAGGTAAATAATTACAAAAGTACGGTGTCGCAAGTGGTGGATATACTTGGGGACAAAGATTCAGCTTCAAATTATCTTAGACAATGCATATATTCAGTTGGATTAGGAAGCAATGATTACCTTAATAACTATTTCATGCCTAATTATTACCAAACTAGCAATCAATATACACCAGAACAGTATGCCTCTGTTCTTATTCAGCAATATTCCCAGCTTATAAGG GAATTGTATAACTATGGAGCAAGGAAACTTGTATTGAATGGAATCGGACAAATTGGATGTAGTCCAAACGCGTTAGCTCAAAACAGCGCAGACGGATCTACATGTGTCGCAAAGATCAACTCCGCGAACCAAATGTTCAACAACTTACTGAAATCACTTGTTAATAATTTGAACAATGAATTAACAGATGCCAAATTCATCTATATCAATAATTACGACATTTTTCAAGATATTATCAATAGCCCTCAGTCTTATG GTTTCACAGTGACAAATGCTGGATGTTGTGGAGTGGGAAAGAACAATGGTCAGATCACTTGTTTACCTGGTCAGACACCATGTCAAAATAGAGATGAGCATCTTTTTTGGGATGCTTTTCACCCAACTGAAGCTGCGAATGTGATCGTTGGCCGTAGATCTTACCGTGCTCAGGCGTCATCCGATGCGTATCCGACGGATATTAGTCAATTGGCCCAGCTTTGA